A region from the Palaemon carinicauda isolate YSFRI2023 chromosome 16, ASM3689809v2, whole genome shotgun sequence genome encodes:
- the LOC137655151 gene encoding filaggrin-2-like — MKILVIVLLAAAACATEVEKREAEPGYGSYGHVTHYHRPSYGYGYSHHHKRSADPEPEAEPSYGHGNSYGYRSYRPVTYGYSHHLYKRSADPEPEAEPSYGYGNSYGYRTYRPVTYGYSHHLYKRSADPEPEAEPSYGYGNSYGYRSYRPVTYGYSHHHKRSADPEPEAEPSYSYGNSHGYHTYRPVTYGYSHHHHKRSADPEPEPSYGNSHSYYTPVYHRPSYGKKAAELKVQECDSYGYYHKKVQVQQIACDSDGNNHRSLDGSCGTHKSYHDHRKVQLQVQDQQISYRGGENNHRSLDGSCGTHKSYLSHRKVQLPVQDQQISCGSGESSHRLLDGSCGTHKSYHSHRKVQLQVQDQQISYRDGENSHRSLDGSCGTHKSYHSHRKVQLQVQDQQISYRDGENSHRSLDGSCGTHKSYHSHRKVQLQVQDQQISYTNGESSHRSLDGSCGTHKSYHSHRKVQLQVQDQQISYGSGNSHIHKKDDDSESHGHSFHNQSTLTQPSVATEHRRSTMKILVIVLLAAAACATEVEKREAEPGYGSYGQVTHYHRPSYGYGYSHYHKRSADPEPEAEPSYGSGNSYGYRSYRPVTYGYSHHHHKRSADPEPEAEPSYGYGNSYGYRSYRPVTYGYSHHHHKRSADPEPEAEPSYGYGNSYGYRSYRPVTYGYSHHHHKRSADPEPEAEPSYGYGNSYGYRSYRPVTYGYSHHHHKRSADPEPEAEPSYGHGNSYGYRSYRPVTYGYSSHYHKRSAEPEPSYGNSHSYYTPVYHRPSYGYTYGGYH; from the exons ATGAAGATTCTG GTGATTGTGCTCTTGGCAGCTGCCGCTTGCGCTACTGAAGTTGAAAAGCGAGAGGCGGAGCCTGGTTATGGAAGCTATGGGCATGTGACTCACTATCATCGTCCTTCTTATGGATATGGCTATTCTCACCACCACAAGAGGTCTGCTGATCCTGAACCTGAAGCTGAACCTTCCTATGGTCATGGTAACTCttatgggtaccgcagctaccgGCCAGTGACCTATGGCTATTCTCACCATCTCTataagagatctgctgatcctgaaccTGAAGCTGAACCTTCCTATGGCTATGGTAACTCTTATGGGTACCGCACCTACCGTCCAGTGACCTATGGCTATTCTCACCATCTGTataagagatctgctgatcctgaaccTGAAGCTGAACCTTCCTATGGCTATGGTAACTCttatgggtaccgcagctaccgCCCAGTGACCTATGGCTATTCTCACCACCACaagagatctgctgatcctgaaccTGAAGCTGAACCTTCTTATAGCTATGGTAACTCTCATGGGTACCACACCTACCGTCCAGTGACCTATGGCTATTCTCACCACCACCACaagagatctgctgatcctgaaccTGAACCTTCTTATGGTAATAGCCATAGTTATTACACCCCAGTGTACCACAGACCATCATATG GTAAGAAAGCTGCTGAGTTAAAAGTTCAG GAGTGTGATAGCTATGGCTATTACCATAAGAAGGTTCAGGTTCAGCAGATCGCTTGTGATAGTGACGGGAATAACCATAGGTCACTGGAcggtagctgcggtacccataaGAGTTACCATGACCATAGGAAGGTTCAGCTTCAggttcaggatcagcagatctcttatAGAGGTGGTGAGAATAACCATAGGTCACTGGAcggtagctgcggtacccataaGAGTTACCTGAGCCATAGGAAGGTTCAGCTTCCggttcaggatcagcagatctcttGTGGTAGTGGTGAGAGTAGCCATAGGTTACTGGAcggtagctgcggtacccataaGAGTTACCATAGCCATAGGAAGGTTCAGCTTCAggttcaggatcagcagatctcttatAGAGATGGTGAGAATAGCCATAGGTCACTGGAcggtagctgcggtacccataaGAGTTACCATAGCCATAGGAAGGTTCAGCTTCAggttcaggatcagcagatctcttatAGAGATGGTGAGAATAGCCATAGGTCACTGGAcggtagctgcggtacccataaGAGTTACCATAGCCATAGGAAGGTTCAGCTTCAggttcaggatcagcagatctcttatACAAATGGTGAGAGTAGCCATAGGTCACTGGAcggtagctgcggtacccataaGAGTTACCATAGCCATAGGAAGGTTCAGCTTCAggttcaggatcagcagatctcttatGGTAGTGGGAATAGCCATATCCATAAGAAGGACGATGATAGTGAGTCACATGGCCATAGCTTCCATAACCAG TCGACACTCACTCAACCAtcagtggccactgaacatcgaCGTTCAACTATGAAGATTCTG GTGATTGTGCTCTTGGCAGCTGCCGCTTGCGCTACTGAAGTTGAGAAGCGAGAGGCGGAGCCTGGTTATGGAAGCTATGGCCAAGTGACTCACTATCATCGTCCTTCTTATGGATATGGCTATTCCCACTACCACaagagatctgctgatcctgaaccTGAAGCTGAACCTTCCTATGGCTCTGGTAACTCttatgggtaccgcagctaccgTCCAGTGACCTATGGCTATTCTCACCACCACCACaagagatctgctgatcctgaaccTGAAGCTGAACCTTCCTATGGCTATGGTAACTCttatgggtaccgcagctaccgTCCAGTGACCTATGGCTATTCTCACCACCACCACaagagatctgctgatcctgaaccTGAAGCTGAACCTTCCTATGGCTATGGTAACTCttatgggtaccgcagctaccgTCCAGTGACCTATGGCTATTCTCACCACCACCACaagagatctgctgatcctgaaccTGAAGCTGAACCTTCCTATGGCTATGGTAACTCttatgggtaccgcagctaccgTCCAGTGACCTATGGCTATTCTCACCACCACCACaagagatctgctgatcctgaaccTGAAGCTGAACCTTCCTATGGTCATGGTAACTCttatgggtaccgcagctaccgTCCAGTGACCTATGGTTATTCCAGTCACTATCACAAGCGATCTGCTGAACCTGAACCTTCTTATGGTAATAGCCATAGTTATTACACTCCAGTGTACCACAGGCCATCATATGGTTATACCTATGGTGGATATCATTAA